In a single window of the Cucumis melo cultivar AY chromosome 11, USDA_Cmelo_AY_1.0, whole genome shotgun sequence genome:
- the LOC103497348 gene encoding protein CHAPERONE-LIKE PROTEIN OF POR1, chloroplastic, with translation MAATLSVRPNRPTAGSTFPRPPTFRRSGSTFPGRTASWSGGALPQRRAFTRTLLLPVQASSRADDSVPSEMSLENALKLLGVSEGASFDEILRAKNSILATCSDDKTIAQVEAAYDILLMQSLTRRRAGKVENNRIRFADVKPINSPSASSQWLQNMPISVETPSTGDLGIQAGVYGALAVLTYVNGASSSSSLPYAGADVPGLILAGSFGATLYFMTKKNVKLGKATVLTLGGLVAGAVVGSAVESWLQVDIVPFLGIHSPATVVSEFVLFSQLLVSLYLR, from the exons ATGGCAGCCACCCTCTCCGTCCGGCCCAACCGCCCCACCGCCGGCTCAACGTTTCCTAGGCCGCCGACCTTCCGACGATCCGGCTCAACATTTCCCGGTAGAACAGCTTCCTGGAGCGGTGGTGCCCTCCCTCAACGCCGCGCATTTACGAGGACGCTGCTGTTGCCGGTTCAGGCAAGCTCCCGCGCTGATGACTCGGTGCCATCTGAAATGTCTCTTGAGAACGCGCTTAAGCTTCTTGGAGTCTCTGAAGGAGCTTCGTTTGATGAAATACTCCGCGCCAAGAATTCCATTCTTGCTACTTGTAGTGACGACAAGACGATTGCACAG GTTGAAGCTGCATATGACATACTACTTATGCAGAGCTTGACTCGGCGTCGAGCCGGGAAAGTTGAGAACAATCGCATCCGATTTGCTGATGTTAAACCAATAAATTCTCCTAGTGCTTCTTCTCAGTGGCTGCAGAATATGCCTATTTCTGTTGAAACACCATCTACTGGTGACTTAGGCATACAAGCTGGTGTATACGGGGCATTAGCAGTCTTGACTTATGTAAATGGagcttcttcatcttcttcactgcCGTATGCAGGTGCTGATGTTCCTGGACTGATCTTGGCTGGAAGCTTTGGTGCTACCCTGTACTTCATGACTAAAAAGAACGTAAAATTAG GAAAGGCAACGGTACTAACACTAGGTGGTCTTGTGGCGGGTGCAGTAGTGGGGTCTGCAGTTGAAAGTTGGTTGCAGGTTGACATTGTTCCTTTCCTTGGTATACATTCCCCTGCCACTGTAGTAAGCGAATTTGTACTTTTCTCCCAATTGTTGGTCTCTTTATACCTTAGATAG